The Coffea arabica cultivar ET-39 chromosome 1e, Coffea Arabica ET-39 HiFi, whole genome shotgun sequence genome has a window encoding:
- the LOC113713025 gene encoding serine carboxypeptidase 1, producing the protein MAGNAVVFRCFTLLLICVAVSFVRTQSAPESALITSIPGFNGTLPSKHYAGYVTVDESRGRKLYYYFVVSERNPSQDPVVLWLNGGPGCSSFDGFVYEHGPFNFEAGKTPNSLPTLHLNPYSWSKVSNIVYLDSPAGVGFSYSGNESDYITGDLKTASDSHTFLFKWFELYPEFLSNPFYIVGESYAGVYVPTLSYEVAKGIDEGVKPVLNFKGYMVGNGVTDDEFDGNALVPFAHGMGLISDDLYKEVTSECRGNYYNPASDSCESKLEKVDEDLEGLNIYDILEPCYHGPATIKMINGNTKLPVSFRMLGETERPLPVRTRMFGRAWPLRSPVRDGLVPTWPQLLKTTSVLCTNDEVATAWLNNEVVRQAIHAESVNVVDTWELCTGRIQFHHDAGSMIKYHKNLTSKGYRALIFSGDHDMCVPFTGSQAWTRSVGYKIVDEWRPWIVNDQVAGFLQGYDYNLTFITIKGSGHTVAEYKPREALEFYTRWLDGRKI; encoded by the exons ATGGCTGGGAATGCTGTCGTCTTCCGCTGCTTCACATTGCTGCTCATCTGTGTAGCGGTTAGCTTTGTGAGAACACAATCAGCGCCTGAAAGTGCACTCATAACATCTATTCCTGGTTTCAATGGCACTCTACCTTCTAAACACTATGCAGG GTATGTGACAGTTGATGAGAGTCGTGGGAGAAAATTGTATTATTACTTTGTTGTTTCTGAGAGGAATCCGTCACAGGATCCAGTAGTTCTGTGGCTCAATGGTGGTCCTGGTTGTTCGAGCTTTGATGGATTCGTCTATGAACACG GTCCCTTCAATTTTGAGGCAGGAAAGACGCCCAATAGCCTGCCCACCTTGCATCTCAATCCATACAGCTGGTCGAAG GTTTCCAACATCGTGTATTTGGACTCTCCTGCTGGTGTTGGATTTTCTTACTCTGGGAACGAATCTGATTATATAACAGGAGACCTAAAGACTGCTTCTGATTCTCACACATTTCTTTTCAAG TGGTTTGAGCTCTATCCGGAGTTCCTCTCTAACCCATTTTATATTGTTGGGGAGTCATATGCTGGAGTATATGTGCCAACTCTGTCTTATGAAGTTGCAAAAG GAATAGATGAAGGTGTAAAGCCTGTTCTCAATTTTAAG GGTTATATGGTGGGAAATGGAGTTACAGATGATGAGTTTGATGGCAATGCTCTTGTTCCTTTTGCGCATGGGATGGGCCTAATCTCAGATGACCTATATAAG GAAGTTACATCTGAGTGCCGTGGAAACTATTATAACCCTGCAAGTGACAGTTGTGAAAGCAAGCTTGAAAAAGTTGATGAA GATCTTGAGGGATTAAACATATATGACATTCTGGAACCATGTTATCATGGTCCAGCTACGATTAAAATGATAAATGGCAATACTAAGTTGCCGGTGAGCTTCAGGATGTTAGGTGAGACTGAAAGGCCTCTTCCTGTGAGAACAAGAATGTTTGGCCGTGCATGGCCTCTCAGATCTCCAGTGAGAGATGGACTTGTCCCAACTTGGCCCCAGCTTCTCAAAACCACGAGTGTTCTATGCACC AACGATGAAGTTGCTACAGCATGGCTAAATAATGAAGTAGTTCGGCAAGCAATTCATGCTGAATCT GTAAATGTGGTAGACACTTGGGAGTTATGCACAGGCAGAATTCAGTTTCATCATGATGCTGGGAGCATGATCAAGTATCACAAGAACCTAACCTCCAAGGGGTATCGAGCACTTATATTCAG CGGAGATCATGATATGTGCGTTCCATTTACCGGGAGTCAAGCATGGACAAGATCAGTTGGATATAAGATTGTCGACGAGTGGAGGCCTTGGATTGTGAATGATCAGGTTGCTGG ATTCTTACAGGGTTATGACTATAATCTCACTTTTATCACCATCAAG GGTTCTGGACATACCGTCGCAGAGTACAAGCCACGTGAAGCTCTGGAATTTTATACTCGGTGGTTGGATGGGAGGAAAATTTGA
- the LOC113713002 gene encoding monocopper oxidase-like protein SKU5 isoform X1, producing the protein MYISSSSSSSSSYYCCIFWFNWVLCLISFSSATDPYVFFDWTVSYVTASPLGVKQQVIGVEGQFPGPILNVTTNWNVVVNVKNNLDEPLLLTWNGIQQRKNAWQDGVSGTNCPIPAGWNWTYQFQVKDQIGSFFYFPSLYFQRAAGGYGGIVINNRDVIAVPFETPDGDITLFISDWYIKSHKELREQVESGVGLGAPDGILINGFGPYRYDSAVVPDGIAFQTIYVDPGKTYRIRVHNIGISTSLNFRVQNHNLLLVETEGSYTVQQNYTNMDIHVGQSYSFLVTMDQNASSDYYIVASPRFVNSSAWTKAIGVAILHYSNSLGPASGPLPDPPNEYDTYFSMNQARSIRWNVSAGAARPNPQGSFKYGQITVTDVYVILNRPPELIDGKWRTTLNGISYLAPSTPLKLAQQFNIPGVFKLDFPNRLMNRPAKVDTSVINGTFKGFMEIIFQNNDTTVQSYHLDGYAFFVVGMDNGVWTENSRSTYNKWDGVARCTTQVFPGAWTAILVSLDNAGIWNLRAQNLDSWHLGQEVYLSVVNPDMDKNELPLPDNTIYCGALSSLQKDQAQRVNFSRASRCPVAMKTILAAVFLALFGTCFT; encoded by the exons ATGTAcatttcctcctcctcctcctcctcctccagctACTATTGCTGTATCTTTTGGTTTAATTGGGTTCTCTGCTTGATTAGCTTTAGCTCAGCAACAGATCCTTATGTCTTCTTTGATTGGACTGTCTCTTATGTCACTGCCTCACCTCTTGGAGTTAAACAACAG GTGATTGGAGTCGAGGGACAGTTTCCTGGACCAATTCTCAATGTCACCACCAACTGGAATGTTGTTGTCAATGTCAAGAATAATCTTGACGAACCTTTGCTTCTCACATG GAATGGTATTCAACAGCGGAAAAATGCTTGGCAAGACGGAGTCTCTGGCACAAACTGTCCCATTCCTGCTGGATGGAATTGGACTTATCAGTTTCAGGTCAAAGATCAGATTGGCAGTTTCTTTTATTTCCCTTCCCTATACTTCCAGAGAGCTGCTGGTGGATATGGGGGAATTGTTATCAACAATAGAGATGTTATTGCAGTCCCATTTGAAACACCAGATGGAGATATCACTCTGTTTATTAGTGACTGGTATATAAAAAGCCACAAG GAACTCAGAGAGCAGGTTGAAAGTGGAGTTGGCCTTGGTGCACCTGACGGTATCTTAATTAATGGATTTGGTCCGTACCGCTATGATAGTGCAGTTGTCCCAGATGGTATTGCTTTCCAGACAATTTATGTGGATCCAG GGAAAACATACCGTATACGTGTACACAATATTGGTATATCTACTAGCTTGAATTTCAGAGTCCAGAACCACAACTTGCTTCTTGTAGAGACCGAAGGATCATACACAGTACAACAGAACTACACAAACATGGATATCCATGTTGGTCAGTCATATTCATTCTTGGTCACGATGGATCAAAATGCTAGCAGTGATTACTACATTGTTGCCAGCCCACGTTTTGTGAATTCCTCTGCTTGGACTAAGGCTATTGGGGTTGCTATCTTGCACTACTCAAATTCACTTGGACCTGCATCAGGTCCTCTTCCAGACCCTCCTAATGAATATGACACGTATTTCTCAATGAATCAAGCAAGATCCATAAG ATGGAATGTTTCTGCTGGCGCTGCTCGCCCAAACCCTCAAGGATCTTTCAAATATGGCCAGATCACCGTGACTGATGTGTATGTGATCCTTAATAGGCCTCCCGAGCTTATAGATGGAAAGTGGCGTACAACTCTTAATGGTATTTCTTACTTAGCACCTTCAACACCTCTCAAGCTTGCCCAGCAATTTAACATTCCAGGGGTGTTCAAGCTCGACTTCCCAAATAGACTGATGAACAGACCTGCAAAAGTTGACACATCTGTAATCAATGGCACTTTCAAAGGGTTTATGGAAATAATATTCCAGAACAATGACACAACTGTCCAGAGTTACCACTTGGATggatatgctttctttgttgtAGG GATGGATAATGGTGTGTGGACAGAGAACAGTAGAAGCACTTACAACAAGTGGGATGGTGTAGCTCGCTGCACTACCCAG GTTTTTCCGGGAGCTTGGACAGCCATATTAGTTTCTTTGGACAATGCTGGTATTTGGAATCTTCGTGCACAGAATCTTGACTCGTGGCACCTAGGTCAGGAAGTTTATCTTAGCGTGGTGAATCCAGATATGGACAAGAACGAGCTTCCTTTGCCAGATAATACAATATATTGTGGTGCACTCTCATCTTTACAGAA AGACCAGGCCCAGAGAGTCAACTTCTCTCGTGCATCTCGCTGTCCTGTGGCAATGAAAACCATTCTGGCTGCAGTTTTTTTGGCACTATTCGGTACCTGCTTCACGTAG
- the LOC113713002 gene encoding monocopper oxidase-like protein SKU5 isoform X2, giving the protein MYISSSSSSSSSYYCCIFWFNWVLCLISFSSATDPYVFFDWTVSYVTASPLGVKQQVIGVEGQFPGPILNVTTNWNVVVNVKNNLDEPLLLTWNGIQQRKNAWQDGVSGTNCPIPAGWNWTYQFQVKDQIGSFFYFPSLYFQRAAGGYGGIVINNRDVIAVPFETPDGDITLFISDWYIKSHKELREQVESGVGLGAPDGILINGFGPYRYDSAVVPDGIAFQTIYVDPGKTYRIRVHNIGISTSLNFRVQNHNLLLVETEGSYTVQQNYTNMDIHVGQSYSFLVTMDQNASSDYYIVASPRFVNSSAWTKAIGVAILHYSNSLGPASGPLPDPPNEYDTYFSMNQARSIRWNVSAGAARPNPQGSFKYGQITVTDVYVILNRPPELIDGKWRTTLNGISYLAPSTPLKLAQQFNIPGVFKLDFPNRLMNRPAKVDTSVINGTFKGFMEIIFQNNDTTVQSYHLDGYAFFVVGMDNGVWTENSRSTYNKWDGVARCTTQVFPGAWTAILVSLDNAGIWNLRAQNLDSWHLGQEVYLSVVNPDMDKNELPLPDNTIYCGALSSLQKILVILSWLR; this is encoded by the exons ATGTAcatttcctcctcctcctcctcctcctccagctACTATTGCTGTATCTTTTGGTTTAATTGGGTTCTCTGCTTGATTAGCTTTAGCTCAGCAACAGATCCTTATGTCTTCTTTGATTGGACTGTCTCTTATGTCACTGCCTCACCTCTTGGAGTTAAACAACAG GTGATTGGAGTCGAGGGACAGTTTCCTGGACCAATTCTCAATGTCACCACCAACTGGAATGTTGTTGTCAATGTCAAGAATAATCTTGACGAACCTTTGCTTCTCACATG GAATGGTATTCAACAGCGGAAAAATGCTTGGCAAGACGGAGTCTCTGGCACAAACTGTCCCATTCCTGCTGGATGGAATTGGACTTATCAGTTTCAGGTCAAAGATCAGATTGGCAGTTTCTTTTATTTCCCTTCCCTATACTTCCAGAGAGCTGCTGGTGGATATGGGGGAATTGTTATCAACAATAGAGATGTTATTGCAGTCCCATTTGAAACACCAGATGGAGATATCACTCTGTTTATTAGTGACTGGTATATAAAAAGCCACAAG GAACTCAGAGAGCAGGTTGAAAGTGGAGTTGGCCTTGGTGCACCTGACGGTATCTTAATTAATGGATTTGGTCCGTACCGCTATGATAGTGCAGTTGTCCCAGATGGTATTGCTTTCCAGACAATTTATGTGGATCCAG GGAAAACATACCGTATACGTGTACACAATATTGGTATATCTACTAGCTTGAATTTCAGAGTCCAGAACCACAACTTGCTTCTTGTAGAGACCGAAGGATCATACACAGTACAACAGAACTACACAAACATGGATATCCATGTTGGTCAGTCATATTCATTCTTGGTCACGATGGATCAAAATGCTAGCAGTGATTACTACATTGTTGCCAGCCCACGTTTTGTGAATTCCTCTGCTTGGACTAAGGCTATTGGGGTTGCTATCTTGCACTACTCAAATTCACTTGGACCTGCATCAGGTCCTCTTCCAGACCCTCCTAATGAATATGACACGTATTTCTCAATGAATCAAGCAAGATCCATAAG ATGGAATGTTTCTGCTGGCGCTGCTCGCCCAAACCCTCAAGGATCTTTCAAATATGGCCAGATCACCGTGACTGATGTGTATGTGATCCTTAATAGGCCTCCCGAGCTTATAGATGGAAAGTGGCGTACAACTCTTAATGGTATTTCTTACTTAGCACCTTCAACACCTCTCAAGCTTGCCCAGCAATTTAACATTCCAGGGGTGTTCAAGCTCGACTTCCCAAATAGACTGATGAACAGACCTGCAAAAGTTGACACATCTGTAATCAATGGCACTTTCAAAGGGTTTATGGAAATAATATTCCAGAACAATGACACAACTGTCCAGAGTTACCACTTGGATggatatgctttctttgttgtAGG GATGGATAATGGTGTGTGGACAGAGAACAGTAGAAGCACTTACAACAAGTGGGATGGTGTAGCTCGCTGCACTACCCAG GTTTTTCCGGGAGCTTGGACAGCCATATTAGTTTCTTTGGACAATGCTGGTATTTGGAATCTTCGTGCACAGAATCTTGACTCGTGGCACCTAGGTCAGGAAGTTTATCTTAGCGTGGTGAATCCAGATATGGACAAGAACGAGCTTCCTTTGCCAGATAATACAATATATTGTGGTGCACTCTCATCTTTACAGAA AATCCTAGTCATATTGAGCTGGCTGCGCTAA